The following are encoded together in the Vigna unguiculata cultivar IT97K-499-35 chromosome 2, ASM411807v1, whole genome shotgun sequence genome:
- the LOC114173278 gene encoding LRR receptor-like serine/threonine-protein kinase FEI 1, giving the protein MGICLLKWQWPWLLLIVLLHVVIIKSNAITPDGEVLLSFRTAVVNSDGILLQWRPEDPDPCKWKGVKCDPKTKRVTHLSLSHHKLSGSISPDLGKLESLRVLALHNNNFYGTIPSELGNCTALEGIFLQGNYLSGIIPSEIGNLSLLINLDISSNSLSGNIPASLGKLYNLKNFNVSTNFLVGPIPSDGVLGNFTGSSFVGNRGLCGVKINSTCKDDGSPGTNTQSASSDQNQMGKKKYSGRLLISASATVGALLLVALMCFWGCFLYKKFGKNDRISLAMDVGAGASIVMFHGDLPYSSKDIIKKLETLNEEHIIGIGGFGTVYKLAMDDGNVFALKRIVKLNEGFDRFFERELEILGSIKHRYLVNLRGYCNSPTSKLLIYDYLPGGSLDEALHERAEQLDWDSRLNIIMGAAKGLAYLHHDCSPRIIHRDIKSSNILLDGNLEARVSDFGLAKLLEDEESHITTIVAGTFGYLAPEYMQSGRATEKSDVYSFGVLTLEVLSGKRPTDAAFIEKGLNIVGWLNFLITENRPREIVDPLCDGVQMESLDALLSVAIQCVSSSPEDRPTMHRVVQLFESEVVTPCPSDFYDSSSD; this is encoded by the exons ATGGGCATTTGTCTTTTGAAATGGCAATGGCCGTGGCTTCTTTTGATTGTGCTGCTACATGTTGTAATCATTAAGAGCAATGCTATCACTCCCGATG GTGAGGTGCTTCTCAGCTTTAGGACAGCAGTTGTTAATTCTGATGGTATCCTATTACAGTGGAGGCCAGAGGATCCTGACCCATGTAAATGGAAAGGAGTGAAATGTGATCCGAAAACCAAAAGAGTAACACATCT GAGTCTATCTCACCATAAGTTAAGTGGGTCTATATCACCTGATCTTGGGAAGCTCGAGAGTCTGAGGGTTCT TGCTCTGCATAACAACAATTTCTATGGGACAATTCCATCAGAATTGGGAAATTGCACTGCATTGGAGGGAAT ATTTTTACAGGGTAATTACCTTAGTGGAATCATTCCAAGTGAAATAGGAAACCTTTCGCTGCTCATAAATTT GGACATATCGAGCAATTCCCTCAGTGGGAATATTCCTGCATCACTTGGGAAGTTGTACAATCTCAAAAATTT CAATGTATCAACCAATTTTCTGGTCGGACCTATACCTTCTGATGGTGTCCTTGGAAACTTTACTGGAAGCTC CTTTGTTGGAAATCGTGGTCTGTGCGGAGTGAAAATCAATTCTACATGTAAAGATGACGGTTCACCGGGGACCAATACTCAATCTGCTTCCTCAG ACCAAAATCAAATGGGAAAGAAGAAATATTCTGGCCGGCTGCTCATCAGTGCATCAGCAACTGTGGGAGCTCTACTTTTGGTGGCACTTATGTGCTTCTGGGGTTGTTTCCTTTACAAgaagtttggtaaaaatgacaGAATAAGCCTGGCAATGGATGTTGGCGCAG GTGCATCAATTGTGATGTTTCATGGAGACCTGCCATATTCTTCAAAAGACATCATTAAGAAACTAGAGACTTTGAATGAAGAACACATAATAGGGATTGGGGGATTTGGAACTGTTTACAAGCTTGCAATGGACGATGGGAATGTCTTTGCTTTGAAAAGGATTGTAAAGTTGAATGAGGGGTTTGATCGTTTTTTTGAGAGGGAGCTTGAAATTCTTGGTAGCATCAAACATCGTTATCTAGTGAACTTACGAGGATATTGCAATTCCCCAACATCGAAGTTGTTAATATATGATTACCTACCAGGTGGTAGTCTTGATGAAGCTCTTCATG aAAGGGCTGAGCAACTAGACTGGGATTCACGCTTAAATATAATCATGGGAGCTGCAAAAGGGCTTGCTTACTTGCACCATGATTGCTCCCCTAGGATTATACACCGAGACATAAAATCTAGTAACATTTTGCTTGATGGAAACTTGGAAGCTCGAGTATCTGATTTTGGACTTGCCAAACTGCTGGAAGATGAAGAATCGCACATCACCACTATTGTTGCTGGAACATTTGGTTATCTTGCTCCAG AGTATATGCAAAGTGGCAGAGCAACTGAGAAGTCTGATGTGTATAGTTTTGGTGTGTTGACACTTGAAGTGCTGAGTGGAAAGCGGCCAACAGATGCAGCATTCATTGAAAAGGGTCTCAATATTGTTGGTTGG TTGAATTTTCTAATTACAGAAAATAGACCGAGGGAAATTGTTGACCCACTATGTGATGGGGTGCAAATGGAGAGCCTTGATGCCTTGCTATCTGTGGCTATTCAGTGTGTCTCCTCAAGTCCAGAAGATCGACCCACTATGCATCGAGTAGTGCAATTGTTTGAATCAGAGGTCGTAACTCCCTGCCCCAGTGACTTCTATGATTCCAGCTCCGATTAG